From one Formosa sediminum genomic stretch:
- a CDS encoding DUF456 domain-containing protein: protein MDILLIILGFICMIVGLLGSFLPVLPGPPISWVGLLLLYLTRTIPNDWTLLGITLLIAIVIVILDYAIPAMGTKKFGGSKYGVIGTTVGLVVSMIFPVLGLLGIIIWPFIGAFVGEMIYKANHKTAMRAAFGSFLGFITGTLLKFIVSVVYFGLFINLFWKFKDGIITF, encoded by the coding sequence ATGGATATCTTACTTATTATACTCGGTTTTATATGTATGATTGTTGGGCTTTTGGGTAGTTTTTTACCCGTATTACCAGGGCCTCCAATATCTTGGGTAGGTTTGTTATTGCTGTATTTAACCAGAACCATTCCGAACGATTGGACTCTTTTAGGGATTACTTTGCTTATAGCAATTGTTATTGTAATTTTAGATTACGCCATTCCTGCCATGGGGACCAAGAAATTTGGAGGTAGTAAATATGGTGTAATTGGGACTACTGTAGGCTTAGTAGTATCTATGATTTTTCCTGTTTTAGGACTTCTCGGTATTATTATTTGGCCTTTTATTGGAGCTTTTGTTGGAGAGATGATTTATAAAGCCAATCATAAAACAGCCATGCGAGCTGCATTTGGTTCTTTTTTAGGTTTTATAACAGGGACTTTATTGAAATTTATTGTATCTGTTGTGTATTTCGGACTATTTATAAATTTATTTTGGAAGTTTAAAGACGGTATAATTACATTCTAA
- a CDS encoding M56 family metallopeptidase, giving the protein MLHYILQTIAFQLFFLLVFDLFLKHETFFNWNRFYLLFTPIASLILPVIKINSFKQLVPQSYVIQLPEVILNPDANTLQTQLLPTVYLKNSTSFWSWETILYLGVVVAAVIFLVKIYRLIKTIVNSYKNEENGLTIVTIKNSTTAFSFFNYVFLGDCIPKHTYATILSHESVHIKQKHSIDLLLFELLRILFWFNPLVYMYQNRMVTLHEYIADALVVKHQDKTTYYQNLLSQVFDVNHISFINPFFKQSLIKKRIIMLTKSKSKQIHLLKYALLVPMVCSMLLYTSCDKEADNSESTEMKTSEEQLQEKIDKLMEENPNVKIEISDVESTSDVDVEVPYSVVEHPPVFSGCEDVPTAEQKNCFSGKISQFVGQNFNTDLATTLGLSGRQRISVLFKIDKSGDIKDVKARAPHPELEAEAIRVINKLPKMQPGKQKGKEVTVPYVLPIVFEVQE; this is encoded by the coding sequence ATGCTACACTACATTTTACAAACCATAGCGTTCCAGTTGTTCTTTTTATTGGTTTTCGATTTATTTTTAAAACACGAAACCTTTTTTAATTGGAACCGATTTTACTTATTATTTACGCCAATAGCTTCATTAATTTTGCCCGTAATTAAGATAAATTCTTTTAAACAATTGGTCCCACAATCGTATGTAATCCAATTGCCAGAAGTTATTTTAAATCCCGATGCAAACACCTTACAAACGCAATTATTGCCAACTGTTTACCTTAAAAACAGCACTTCGTTTTGGTCTTGGGAAACTATACTTTATTTAGGTGTTGTTGTGGCGGCAGTCATTTTTTTGGTTAAAATATACAGACTTATAAAAACCATTGTAAACAGCTATAAAAACGAGGAGAACGGACTCACTATTGTAACGATAAAAAACAGTACAACCGCATTTTCATTCTTTAATTATGTGTTTCTAGGGGACTGCATTCCAAAACATACTTATGCTACAATTTTATCTCACGAGAGTGTACATATAAAACAAAAACACAGTATCGATTTATTATTATTCGAGCTGCTTCGAATCCTATTTTGGTTTAATCCGTTAGTGTATATGTACCAAAATAGAATGGTTACACTTCACGAATATATTGCCGATGCATTGGTGGTAAAACATCAAGATAAAACAACTTACTATCAAAACTTGTTAAGTCAGGTTTTCGATGTCAATCATATTTCATTCATCAATCCATTTTTTAAACAATCATTAATCAAAAAACGAATCATTATGTTAACAAAATCGAAATCAAAACAAATTCATTTATTAAAGTACGCCTTACTTGTTCCTATGGTGTGTAGTATGTTACTGTACACGTCATGTGATAAAGAAGCGGACAATTCTGAATCTACCGAAATGAAAACAAGTGAAGAACAGCTTCAGGAAAAAATAGATAAGCTTATGGAGGAGAATCCAAATGTGAAAATTGAAATTAGTGATGTAGAGTCTACCTCAGATGTAGATGTAGAAGTGCCTTATAGCGTTGTTGAACATCCACCGGTATTCTCTGGATGCGAAGACGTGCCTACAGCGGAACAAAAAAACTGCTTTTCTGGGAAAATTTCTCAATTTGTAGGACAGAATTTTAATACTGATTTAGCAACAACATTAGGGCTTTCTGGAAGACAACGCATTAGTGTGTTGTTTAAAATTGACAAAAGTGGAGATATTAAGGATGTAAAAGCAAGAGCACCGCACCCTGAATTAGAAGCGGAGGCTATTCGTGTTATTAATAAATTACCTAAAATGCAACCCGGTAAACAAAAAGGGAAAGAGGTTACTGTGCCCTATGTATTACCTATAGTATTTGAAGTGCAAGAATAG
- a CDS encoding translocation/assembly module TamB domain-containing protein has translation MEDKKQHNKNAKKHKVFKILKIIGIVFFVLFLAIILFIRSSWGQNIIINYATTFVSNKTHTKVEIEKLYITFGGDIKLNGLYLEDTKGDTLIYSKSLEADLPLWPAITGKGIGIEAIEWEGFRANIVRKDSIQGYNFQFLIDAFATADTLTATTTETDSNPMKIIVEDIHLKDFDVDFNDAVLGIASKSKLGVFNLEFDTFDLETMDFKVSEALISNSNITYIQTPVAPSTDTTTTSLPYIDIDDFKIKNLKVNYSAEENGITLNTNISDFYIENASIDLPKDTFIIDAVGLKNSDIAILSSDTATPEPQNEAPSSSPIAWPEMVVKINAIDFANNTVQYLVNQKIPTPNTFNADALVLEDFNLNIKDIYLLDKTAGLNLNTLSFNEGSGLHLKQGQVKVEATDNKLLIEDLKLALNNNLIQGDSRLDYNGISALVNTPETSKVSLKLPHFQVDLKDAYRFQPDLKSNPYLDSLSQKVITGQLYADGYLASIALQNTTLNWGKTTHIATTGLIENATNPDLLSFNISNFKAETSKPDLLKFIDEKTLGINLPEQVTLLAILKGNLNNLETTAKLNTSQGIANLNATYTDNDTLGFTSDLSIEDFKLNELLLNENLGALSLTVKASGSGKNINTLDANLDAMLSSFKLNSYEILNLPIHGDIKNGTGDINSNYKDKNINLELQTHVVLDSISPEINANLNIIGADLLALGLVEKDIRAKLKLNANFKGNADRFNLTSSIDEGTIVYDNKTYLLGDVNAKAYVNTDSTYVSLTNKLLNLELASNANPQTFSNALEQHMSSYFSPDSTLTISKDYTPVHLKFTGKLSEDPILTDIFLPSLKQIDTIDIGINFNESEKILDANILAPHINYGGNTIDSLALTFNTAPDLFKFNFGFNNIHANPIFLKRTEITGQVLNKELNLDMYAYDEEDLLMQLKSKIKKEDNNFILHLLPEDLIINKLAWKIPEDNYASYGTDKLTFNNFNFTKNNQFIAFTNTTTTETNIDNFSIAFENFNLIEFLNYLNPEQELAQGILNGNLTVQNPFSDRGYLANLTINKFNVLNTNFGTLTLQGDSETNAKYNFSLSTKEGDADLDISGVYTASETNSNIDADININTFKTKALEGLSLGELTETSGSFNGQFNINGALNAPQYKGDLVFNKTRFKVTKLNSFFELPNETLNIDNSGISMTNFTINDENNSAFILDGFIDTESLINPKFDLKIKANNFQVLNATKEDNDMLYGFLAFKADGTIKGDLNVPIINIKAGVSPKTNITYVMPSSTVNIEDRDGVVIFVNRDNPDAILTRNQEDMTEVTGFNITANFSIPKEAKATLVIDKNTGDNFTTSGEGKFLFKMETNGRMNLSGVYTVSSGHYEMSLYEIVKRKFELVSGGQVTWSGNPFDANLDIQALYNVETSASALMAAQISGSSSSTQNEFKQTLPFEVYLNVDGELMHPKISFNLDMPEEEQGAVSGQVYGRLQQVNQQEGELNRQVFSLLVMNRFYPESGSDGSSGGFASIARDNLNDAISDQLNMFSDKLLGSSGVELDFGLNSFTDYQGDSSQQRTQLEVAAQKKLFNDRVIVRVGSDVDIEGSSASGEETPLIGDVSLEYLITPSGKYRVKAFQKNEFESVIDGQTTVSGLALIFTKEFNKFKELWSALLNTEKEKTRGKRGRKRKEEIEKPQETTE, from the coding sequence TTGGAAGACAAAAAACAACATAATAAAAACGCTAAAAAACATAAGGTTTTTAAAATTCTAAAGATTATAGGTATAGTCTTTTTTGTTTTATTCCTAGCCATAATCTTATTTATTAGAAGTTCTTGGGGACAAAACATTATTATAAATTATGCAACCACTTTTGTTTCTAACAAAACGCATACTAAGGTTGAAATTGAAAAACTCTATATTACATTTGGAGGCGATATTAAATTAAACGGACTATATCTAGAAGATACCAAAGGAGATACGCTTATATACTCTAAATCTCTAGAGGCCGATTTACCACTTTGGCCTGCCATTACAGGAAAAGGAATAGGCATAGAAGCCATAGAATGGGAAGGCTTTCGTGCCAACATTGTTAGAAAAGATTCGATACAAGGCTACAATTTTCAATTTTTAATTGATGCTTTTGCTACAGCAGACACATTAACTGCTACAACTACTGAAACGGATAGTAATCCTATGAAAATAATAGTAGAAGATATTCATTTAAAAGATTTTGACGTAGATTTTAATGATGCTGTTTTAGGTATTGCCAGTAAAAGCAAATTAGGAGTATTTAACTTAGAGTTTGATACTTTTGATTTAGAGACAATGGATTTTAAGGTTTCTGAAGCTCTTATTTCTAATTCTAATATTACTTATATACAAACTCCTGTAGCTCCAAGTACAGATACAACCACTACAAGTTTACCATATATAGATATAGATGATTTTAAAATTAAAAATTTAAAAGTAAATTATTCTGCAGAAGAAAACGGCATAACACTCAACACCAACATTTCAGATTTTTATATTGAAAATGCAAGTATCGACTTACCAAAAGACACATTTATTATTGATGCTGTAGGGTTAAAAAATTCTGACATAGCGATTTTGTCTAGTGATACAGCTACGCCTGAACCACAAAATGAAGCACCATCTTCTTCTCCTATAGCTTGGCCAGAAATGGTTGTAAAAATTAATGCTATAGACTTTGCAAACAATACCGTACAATACCTAGTTAATCAAAAAATACCTACTCCAAATACTTTTAACGCAGACGCTTTAGTTCTAGAAGATTTTAACTTAAATATCAAAGACATCTATCTTTTAGATAAAACTGCCGGTCTAAATCTTAATACATTGTCTTTTAATGAAGGCTCAGGATTACACCTAAAACAAGGACAAGTAAAAGTTGAAGCTACAGACAACAAACTTTTAATTGAAGATCTAAAATTAGCTTTAAATAATAATCTTATTCAAGGAGACAGTCGTTTAGATTATAACGGTATTTCTGCTTTAGTAAACACACCCGAAACCTCTAAAGTTAGCTTAAAACTACCCCATTTTCAAGTAGACCTTAAAGATGCTTATAGGTTTCAACCTGATTTAAAATCCAATCCGTATCTAGACAGTTTAAGTCAGAAAGTAATTACAGGACAACTCTATGCCGATGGCTATTTAGCTTCAATAGCATTACAAAACACAACTTTAAACTGGGGTAAAACAACCCATATTGCAACTACAGGCTTAATTGAAAATGCTACAAATCCGGATCTTTTAAGTTTCAATATTTCAAATTTTAAAGCAGAGACGTCAAAACCAGACCTTCTTAAATTTATAGACGAAAAAACATTAGGCATTAACCTCCCAGAACAAGTTACTTTACTTGCCATACTAAAAGGGAATTTAAATAATTTAGAAACTACAGCAAAACTTAATACATCTCAGGGTATAGCCAATTTAAACGCAACTTATACAGATAATGATACTTTAGGTTTCACTTCCGATTTGAGTATTGAAGATTTTAAGCTAAACGAACTTTTATTAAATGAAAACTTAGGAGCCCTTAGTCTAACTGTTAAAGCTAGCGGATCAGGAAAAAATATAAATACTCTAGATGCAAATCTAGACGCAATGCTTTCTAGTTTTAAACTAAACTCTTATGAAATTTTAAATTTACCCATACACGGTGACATAAAAAATGGAACAGGAGATATAAATTCTAATTACAAAGACAAAAACATAAATCTAGAACTCCAAACACATGTTGTTTTAGATAGTATATCGCCAGAAATTAATGCCAATTTAAATATTATAGGAGCAGATTTGCTTGCTCTTGGGCTTGTAGAAAAAGATATACGTGCTAAACTTAAACTTAATGCTAATTTTAAAGGAAATGCAGACCGTTTTAATTTAACGAGCTCTATAGACGAAGGCACTATTGTTTATGATAATAAAACTTATTTGTTGGGCGATGTAAATGCTAAAGCTTATGTTAATACAGATTCGACCTATGTAAGTCTTACTAATAAATTATTAAACTTAGAGCTTGCATCAAATGCCAACCCGCAAACTTTTAGTAACGCTTTAGAGCAACACATGTCAAGTTATTTTTCACCCGATTCTACACTTACCATTTCAAAAGACTATACGCCGGTACATTTAAAATTCACAGGAAAACTTAGTGAAGATCCAATATTAACAGACATATTCCTACCAAGTTTAAAACAAATTGACACTATAGATATAGGCATAAATTTTAATGAATCTGAAAAAATATTGGATGCTAATATACTAGCACCGCACATTAATTATGGAGGAAACACTATAGATAGTTTAGCTTTAACGTTTAATACTGCTCCAGACCTATTTAAATTTAATTTCGGATTTAATAACATTCATGCAAATCCCATATTTTTAAAACGTACGGAAATAACAGGACAAGTCTTAAACAAAGAATTAAATTTAGATATGTATGCGTACGATGAGGAAGACCTCCTTATGCAGTTAAAATCTAAAATAAAAAAAGAAGACAATAATTTCATATTACACCTCTTGCCAGAAGATCTTATTATAAACAAATTGGCTTGGAAAATACCTGAAGATAATTATGCTTCTTACGGCACAGATAAACTCACCTTTAACAATTTTAATTTCACAAAAAACAATCAGTTTATCGCATTTACTAATACAACAACTACAGAGACTAACATAGATAATTTTTCTATAGCCTTCGAAAATTTTAATTTAATTGAGTTTTTAAACTACTTAAATCCCGAACAAGAATTAGCTCAGGGTATTTTAAACGGAAACTTAACAGTACAAAACCCTTTTAGCGACCGGGGCTATTTAGCCAATTTAACAATTAATAAATTTAATGTATTAAACACTAATTTTGGCACACTAACATTACAAGGCGATTCTGAAACGAACGCAAAATATAACTTTAGTTTATCTACAAAAGAAGGAGATGCAGATCTAGATATTTCAGGCGTTTACACCGCATCAGAAACCAATTCAAATATTGATGCAGATATAAATATTAATACGTTTAAAACAAAAGCACTCGAGGGGCTATCTTTAGGAGAACTAACAGAGACTTCCGGTTCTTTTAATGGCCAATTTAACATTAATGGAGCGTTAAATGCTCCGCAATATAAAGGCGATTTAGTGTTTAACAAAACAAGATTTAAAGTCACTAAACTCAATAGTTTTTTTGAGCTTCCTAATGAAACTTTAAATATAGATAATTCGGGGATTAGCATGACTAATTTCACGATTAACGACGAAAACAATAGTGCTTTTATTCTTGATGGTTTTATAGACACCGAATCTTTAATTAATCCAAAGTTCGATTTAAAGATTAAAGCAAATAATTTTCAAGTTTTAAATGCAACTAAAGAAGATAATGATATGCTTTATGGATTCTTAGCTTTTAAAGCTGATGGCACAATTAAAGGCGATTTAAATGTCCCTATTATAAACATTAAAGCCGGTGTGAGTCCTAAAACAAATATAACCTATGTAATGCCTTCTTCTACTGTAAATATTGAAGATCGTGACGGTGTAGTCATATTTGTAAACAGAGATAATCCGGATGCTATTTTAACTAGAAATCAAGAAGACATGACTGAGGTAACTGGTTTTAATATCACAGCAAATTTTTCTATTCCAAAAGAAGCTAAAGCCACATTGGTTATCGATAAAAATACAGGAGACAACTTTACAACTTCTGGTGAAGGTAAATTTTTATTTAAAATGGAAACTAACGGCCGGATGAATCTTTCAGGCGTATATACAGTATCTAGCGGGCATTACGAGATGAGCCTATATGAAATTGTAAAACGTAAATTCGAACTGGTTTCTGGCGGTCAAGTTACTTGGTCTGGAAACCCTTTTGATGCGAATCTAGATATACAAGCCTTATACAATGTAGAAACCTCAGCATCGGCCTTAATGGCTGCTCAGATCTCTGGTTCAAGCAGTTCTACACAAAACGAATTTAAACAAACATTACCTTTTGAGGTCTATTTAAATGTAGATGGCGAACTCATGCATCCTAAAATATCTTTTAACTTAGATATGCCTGAAGAAGAACAAGGAGCTGTAAGCGGACAAGTATATGGGCGTTTACAACAAGTTAACCAACAAGAAGGCGAACTAAACCGACAAGTATTTTCACTTTTAGTCATGAATCGTTTTTACCCAGAATCTGGAAGCGATGGTAGCAGTGGTGGCTTTGCTTCTATTGCTAGAGATAATTTAAATGATGCGATCTCAGATCAGCTCAATATGTTTTCAGATAAATTACTAGGAAGCTCTGGCGTAGAACTCGATTTTGGATTAAATAGCTTTACAGATTATCAAGGCGACTCCTCTCAACAACGCACACAATTAGAAGTAGCCGCACAAAAAAAACTATTTAATGATCGGGTTATTGTTCGTGTAGGAAGTGATGTAGATATCGAAGGAAGTAGTGCTTCTGGAGAAGAAACACCACTAATTGGTGATGTAAGTTTAGAATACTTAATTACACCTAGCGGAAAATATAGAGTAAAGGCCTTTCAGAAAAACGAATTTGAATCTGTTATAGATGGTCAAACCACAGTAAGTGGACTCGCTTTAATTTTTACTAAAGAATTTAATAAGTTTAAAGAATTATGGTCTGCATTACTTAATACTGAAAAAGAAAAAACACGAGGTAAACGCGGCCGTAAACGCAAAGAAGAAATTGAAAAACCACAGGAAACAACCGAATAA
- a CDS encoding response regulator, producing the protein MENNLIRILMTDDHPMIIEGYQNTLLSTKKPEQNLHIDTANNCDESLEAMLSSIRREEHYDVLFIDIKMPPSSDGKFTSGEDLARHARKILPKAKIVILTMFNETYRIHNIVEEINPEGFLIKSDLTSSELASAFQAILNHPPFYSGTVSKYLKQTLTSDIYLDDKNRRILYLLSQGIKTKNLAEHIDLSLSGVEKRKKQLKVIFNIEDGQDESLIKEARKLGFI; encoded by the coding sequence ATGGAAAATAACCTTATTAGAATATTAATGACAGATGATCATCCTATGATTATAGAAGGCTATCAAAATACATTATTATCTACTAAGAAACCCGAACAAAACTTACACATAGACACTGCAAATAATTGCGATGAATCTTTAGAAGCTATGTTGTCTAGTATTAGAAGGGAAGAACATTATGATGTATTATTTATAGATATTAAAATGCCGCCTTCTTCAGATGGTAAATTTACTAGCGGAGAAGATTTAGCCAGACATGCAAGAAAGATATTGCCTAAAGCTAAAATTGTAATTTTAACAATGTTTAATGAAACCTACCGCATACATAATATTGTTGAAGAAATTAACCCTGAAGGGTTTTTAATTAAAAGCGATTTAACTTCTAGTGAGCTGGCTAGTGCCTTTCAAGCCATATTAAATCACCCACCATTTTATAGTGGTACAGTGAGTAAGTATTTAAAACAAACTTTAACTTCAGATATCTATTTAGACGATAAAAATAGACGTATTTTATATTTACTCTCTCAAGGGATAAAAACTAAAAATTTAGCAGAGCATATAGATTTATCCTTAAGTGGTGTTGAAAAACGTAAAAAACAATTAAAAGTTATATTTAACATTGAAGATGGACAAGATGAATCTTTAATTAAAGAAGCAAGAAAATTAGGATTTATATAG
- a CDS encoding tetratricopeptide repeat-containing sensor histidine kinase: MLLDKASNRKDYTFNERYSFASEGEGLARQLQQDSLVLMSQFKISELYYEKQWFDLFLKTNRINIRDAKRIDNPQLLAKIYTLRADYFYNRTSDSAFYYYDKAEKIYTKLDDAFNRTSMLLNIAIIQKNEKDFVGSEVSSFEGIKLLDSLPLENDVIKKKAFLYNNLGLVYDQLEQYDDAVEYHNRSLNLKRRLKGDTKATIDNSLNNLALAYKNSGNYNIALSYYNDVLKKNTRLKFERPDFYALVLDNYAHTRYLNKNETALPELYLEALHICDSIGATYNSIIINQHLAEFYNDKNKKDSAKYYAYAAKDISTQYHNDDLLKSLLLLTTIESDSIAVKHYKDYIALNDSLQKTERSIRNKFARISYETKEIELKNAKITRERLLFMILSVGLFFTAFLIFVIVSQRSKNKSLQFKQIQQQANEEIYNLMLSQQDKIDEARMLEKRRISEELHDGILGRLFGTRLSLDSLNGSKEDHAIKTRSSYIEELKAIEFEIRRVSHDLNIDFVANSGYIDIIKALLEKQSSAYNLMCHLKYQDKINWDDISNKTKIHFYRIIQEALQNTYKHAKADNIYINFYTKDDDICLEIKDDGIGFDLSKLRKGIGLKNMTSRVHEINGFITITSEKQEGTKISIRTPIYNK, from the coding sequence TTGCTTTTAGATAAGGCATCTAATCGTAAAGATTATACCTTTAACGAAAGGTATTCTTTTGCATCAGAAGGCGAGGGACTAGCTAGGCAACTTCAACAAGACTCTTTGGTTCTTATGAGCCAATTTAAAATTTCTGAATTATATTATGAAAAGCAATGGTTTGATTTGTTTTTAAAAACAAATCGTATAAATATTCGAGATGCTAAACGTATTGATAACCCTCAATTATTAGCAAAAATTTACACCCTTCGTGCCGATTATTTTTATAACCGAACTTCAGATAGTGCTTTTTATTATTACGATAAGGCAGAAAAAATATATACAAAACTAGACGATGCTTTTAATAGGACTTCAATGCTATTAAATATCGCAATAATTCAAAAAAATGAAAAAGATTTTGTGGGTAGCGAAGTGTCTTCTTTTGAAGGGATAAAGTTATTAGATTCTTTACCATTAGAAAATGATGTCATTAAAAAAAAAGCTTTTCTATATAATAATTTAGGACTTGTTTATGATCAATTAGAACAATATGATGATGCAGTAGAGTATCATAATAGATCGCTAAATTTAAAACGTCGACTCAAAGGTGATACTAAAGCGACTATAGATAATTCGTTAAATAATTTGGCGTTAGCATATAAAAATTCAGGTAATTATAATATTGCTTTAAGCTATTATAACGATGTGTTAAAGAAGAATACAAGGTTGAAATTTGAACGTCCAGATTTTTATGCTTTAGTCTTAGATAATTATGCACATACACGTTACCTAAATAAAAATGAAACAGCACTTCCTGAGTTGTATCTAGAGGCTTTACATATTTGTGATTCTATAGGAGCAACTTATAATTCAATTATAATTAATCAGCATTTGGCAGAGTTCTATAATGATAAAAATAAAAAAGATTCTGCAAAATATTATGCTTACGCAGCAAAAGATATTTCAACACAATATCATAACGACGATTTATTAAAATCACTATTATTATTAACTACTATAGAGTCTGATAGTATTGCGGTAAAACACTATAAAGACTATATCGCTTTAAATGATAGTTTGCAAAAAACGGAGCGCTCAATTCGAAATAAGTTTGCAAGAATTAGTTATGAGACCAAAGAAATTGAATTAAAAAATGCCAAAATTACTAGAGAGCGACTTTTATTTATGATTTTATCTGTTGGTTTATTTTTTACTGCCTTTTTAATATTTGTAATTGTATCACAAAGAAGTAAAAACAAGTCGTTACAATTTAAACAAATTCAACAACAAGCTAACGAAGAAATTTATAACTTAATGCTGTCACAACAAGATAAAATTGATGAAGCAAGAATGTTAGAAAAGCGAAGAATATCTGAAGAATTACATGATGGTATTTTAGGGAGACTCTTTGGGACACGTTTAAGTTTAGATAGCTTAAATGGAAGTAAGGAAGACCATGCCATTAAAACCCGAAGTAGTTATATTGAAGAACTAAAGGCTATAGAATTTGAAATTAGAAGAGTATCACACGATTTAAATATTGATTTTGTCGCCAATTCTGGTTATATTGATATCATTAAAGCATTGCTTGAAAAACAATCTTCGGCTTACAATTTAATGTGTCATTTAAAATATCAAGATAAGATTAATTGGGACGACATTTCTAACAAAACCAAGATTCATTTTTATAGGATTATCCAAGAGGCTTTACAAAACACATACAAACATGCAAAAGCCGATAATATTTATATAAACTTTTATACTAAAGATGACGATATATGTTTAGAAATTAAGGATGATGGAATTGGATTCGATCTCTCAAAATTAAGAAAAGGAATAGGATTAAAAAATATGACATCCAGAGTACATGAGATAAATGGGTTTATTACCATTACTTCAGAAAAACAAGAAGGTACTAAGATTTCTATAAGAACACCAATTTATAATAAATAA
- a CDS encoding BlaI/MecI/CopY family transcriptional regulator: MKALTKAEEEIMQVLWQLEHANVKALIKELPEPKPAYNTVSTIVRILESKGFVDYEKQGKGHIYFPLISKQDYSNQSLNTLVDNYFQGSFKSLVSFFVKKNDVSLNDLEAVMKEIEKNK, encoded by the coding sequence ATGAAGGCGTTAACAAAAGCAGAAGAAGAAATTATGCAAGTGCTTTGGCAATTAGAACATGCCAATGTAAAGGCTTTAATAAAAGAGTTGCCAGAACCTAAACCTGCATATAATACTGTATCTACCATAGTGCGTATTTTAGAAAGTAAAGGTTTTGTAGATTATGAAAAGCAGGGGAAAGGTCATATTTATTTTCCGTTAATTTCTAAACAAGACTATAGTAACCAATCATTAAATACATTGGTGGATAATTATTTTCAAGGATCGTTTAAAAGCTTAGTGTCCTTTTTCGTAAAGAAGAATGATGTGAGTTTAAATGATTTAGAAGCTGTTATGAAGGAAATCGAAAAAAACAAGTAA